From bacterium, the proteins below share one genomic window:
- a CDS encoding ABC transporter permease: MSSQTALRACVSILLVLLLAIVLAPILGPESYETIDLGKRLLPPSSAHWFGTDELGRDVFLRLLHGGRISFLVSLIVVTISFVTGVLLGSVAGWSGPLIDESIMRLADILLAFPGLLLAIALMAVLGPSLQNVILALIVIGWIPYARLSRALVLKFRELEFVHASRSLGATSKRLWLHHIFPNMLPTLFVQVSFSFAGMILAESSLSFLGLGVQPPEPSWGNMLSDAKNHLMDAPYLTIFPGLAIFISVLSFNLVGDSLRDRFDPFREW, translated from the coding sequence TTGAGCTCACAAACGGCCCTTCGCGCATGCGTTTCAATCCTGTTAGTCCTTCTCCTTGCGATCGTGCTGGCTCCAATTCTTGGGCCTGAGTCTTATGAGACGATCGATCTGGGAAAGCGTTTGCTGCCCCCATCGAGTGCGCACTGGTTCGGGACCGATGAACTTGGTCGCGACGTATTCTTACGGCTGTTGCACGGTGGGCGAATCTCCTTTCTTGTATCACTGATTGTTGTAACAATTTCGTTTGTAACCGGAGTCCTCCTTGGATCGGTTGCGGGATGGAGCGGTCCTCTGATCGATGAAAGCATCATGCGGTTGGCGGATATTCTGCTTGCCTTTCCGGGGTTGTTGCTTGCGATTGCTTTAATGGCTGTGCTCGGACCGAGCTTACAGAATGTAATACTGGCCTTAATTGTGATTGGCTGGATTCCATACGCGAGACTATCCCGAGCGCTGGTTCTCAAATTCCGGGAGCTTGAATTTGTTCATGCCTCCAGGAGCCTGGGCGCGACTTCTAAGCGCCTCTGGCTTCATCATATTTTTCCCAACATGCTGCCGACATTGTTTGTGCAGGTCAGTTTTAGTTTTGCCGGAATGATCCTGGCGGAATCTTCCTTGAGTTTTCTCGGTCTGGGGGTGCAGCCTCCGGAACCGAGCTGGGGGAACATGTTAAGTGACGCAAAGAACCACTTAATGGATGCGCCGTATTTAACGATATTTCCGGGGCTGGCGATTTTTATTTCCGTGTTGTCTTTCAAT